A DNA window from Rhipicephalus sanguineus isolate Rsan-2018 chromosome 8, BIME_Rsan_1.4, whole genome shotgun sequence contains the following coding sequences:
- the LOC119403079 gene encoding retinol dehydrogenase 5, giving the protein MAAATVSVLCSPGVLLRATVADVAVETTTRRHHVNNAPLVVFVGFALFTFVVVAITPPLAYAVSSIGHAVFAIAIGFCLKRYLTARFGRRLPVTGKAVFVSGCDTGLGQAIALGLQNKGFIVFAGCMDPDSEGSRNLIAHSITVLHVDYLKHDTIVRAYDEVKNRLKGKALWGVVANAGVACYGEMEWIPYKEMQRIIDVNILGTLKFILFGLPHIKSSRGRIVFITGLQGRISLPGMVIGSATTAALSSYADGLRRELAKFKIQVCTVEPAFYKTHMTDPTEVTQAINDVTHKLPNLVKEEYGSAYLDSFTFTFARKLRRFSRQNFDEVSTAVARALLSSETSVRYRCCGVRQSLTWTVLEFVPLKICDFFLILQFTPRAALAGNIRVRNVLVQPLPIEDPAFTSSNNKPLDHMETVQPAFQTPPIFKSQFRF; this is encoded by the exons ATGGCTGCTGCCACCGtctcggtgctg TGCTCTCCGGGCGTCCTTCTACGGGCGACGGTGGCCGACGTCGCCGTGGAGACGACGACGCGAAGGCACCACGTCAACAACGCGCCCTTGGTGGTCTTCGTCGGCTTCGCTTTGTTCACGTTCGTGGTGGTTGCCATCACTCCGCCGCTCGCTTACGCCGTCTCCTCGATCGGCCACGCGGTCTTCGCCATCGCTATCGGCTTCTGCCTCAAGCGCTACCTGACGGCAAGGTTCGGCCGCAGACTACCGGTGACCGGGAAGGCCGTCTTCGTCTCAG GATGCGACACGGGCCTAGGTCAGGCGATCGCCCTGGGGCTACAAAATAAGGGCTTCATCgtgttcgccggttgcatggacCCGGATTCGGAAGGCTCGCGCAATCTGATCGCCCACTCGATCACCGTTCTCCACGTGGACTACCTCAAGCACGACACCATCGTCAGAGCGTACGATGAGGTCAAGAATCGCTTAAAAGGGAAAG CTCTTTGGGGTGTGGTAGCCAACGCCGGCGTGGCCTGCTACGGCGAAATGGAGTGGATACCCTACAAGGAAATGCAACGCATCATCGACGTCAACATCCTCGGCACGCTCAAGTTCATCCTGTTCGGTCTACCGCACATCAAGAGCAGTCGCGGCCGCATTGTTTTTATTACTGGGTTGCAAG GCAGGATCTCCCTTCCTGGAATGGTGATCGGGTCCGCGACCACGGCAGCCCTGTCCAGCTACGCGGACGGTCTTCGCCGAGAACTGGCCAAGTTCAAGATCCAAGTTTGCACTGTCGAGCCGGCATTCTACAA GACCCACATGACCGACCCCACGGAAGTCACTCAGGCCATCAATGACGTCACTCACAAGCTGCCCAACCTGGTCAAGGAAGAGTACGGTTCCGCCTACCTGGACAGCTTCACCTTCACCTTCGCCAGGAAGCTGAGACGATTCTCGCGCCAGAACTTCGACGAAGTGTCCACAGCCGTCGCCAGGGCGCTGTTGAGCAGCGAGACGAGCGTGCGCTATCGTTGCTGCGGGGTGCGCCAGTCGCTCACCTGGACCGTGCTGGAGTTCGTGCCGCTCAAGATATGCGACTTCTTCCTCATCCTCCAGTTCACTCCCAGGGCCGCGCTGGCAGGCAACATACGGGTGAGGAACGTCCTCGTCCAGCCGCTTCCCATCGAAGACCCGGCCTTCACGAGCAGTAATAACAAACCGCTGGACCACATGGAGACCGTGCAGCCCGCGTTCCAGACGCCGCCGATATTCAAGTCACAGTTCCGCTTCTAG